In Acinonyx jubatus isolate Ajub_Pintada_27869175 chromosome B3, VMU_Ajub_asm_v1.0, whole genome shotgun sequence, a genomic segment contains:
- the PLEKHG3 gene encoding pleckstrin homology domain-containing family G member 3 isoform X4, with protein MMSASSSAPGPSLTEAKCFLGRLQSWSAQRAVQRVPLSLSCLLSPQAKAGGPEGMLLSPGGSPGPEKERFSRRFPNLSGVPSPGSDARMPVSASLRQERSQERPVSLTSTTSSSGSSRDSRGAMEDPNGSEASAENGAGSPRGRHPPNGNPNSSGWLSVRGPLSPFSSRAPAAPAHKLSYLGRVVREIVETERMYVQDLRSIVEDYLLKIIDTPGLLKPEQVSALFGNIENIYALNSQLLRDLDGCNSDPVAVASCFVERSQEFDIYTQYCNNYPNSVAALTECMRDKQQAKFFRDRQELLQHSLPLGSYLLKPVQRILKYHLLLQEIAKHFDEEEDGFEVVEDAIDTMTCVAWYINDMKRRHEHAVRLQEIQSLLINWKGPDLTIYGELVLEGTFRVHRVRNERTFFLFDKALLITKKRGDHFVYKSHIPCSSLMLIESTRDSLCFTVTHYKHSKQQYNIQAKTVEEKRSWTHHIKRLILENHHTTIPQKAKEAILEMDSYYPSRYRCSPERLKKAWSSQDEVSTHVRQGRRQSEPTRHLLRQLSEKAGGTAGMKHAGSAGALLDFGRPPRAQGIQPEAEGAAREEQEEEEEEEEEEEEVVEEEEEEEEEEQAFQVSLEDLAGHEGSKKGARLEPQGSEEEEEEESLAVAEQVADFASSLLAALHCWHYRANALLFSRGAMEKGRRESEGPKSRRRPSGRSPTSAEKRMSFESTSSLPEVEPDPEPETEQEVFAAVEGASIEEVPSDMESPEVLETQLDAHQELLGMAPPGDMVDFVVAESTEDLKTLSSEEEEEEDVGATQEPESLLPPSVLDQASIIAERFVSSFSRRSSLALEDGKASGFGSPRLTSRSSSVLSLEGSEKGSARRGSTTDALGSQPPPEVDSGVGVATESSPSVNGTEPPSPGCPAEPDRSSCKKKESSLSTRDRLLLDKIKSYYENAEHHDAGFSIRRRESLSYIPKGLVRNSVSRFNSLPRPDAEPTAPLGHRRQVGSRPASWAMFDLPGPGQASAGEPAPITDAEFRPSSEIVKIWEGMESTGESSHKGPGQGQANGFDLHEPLFILEEHELGAITEESAAASPESASPTERPSPAHLARELKELVKELSGDVQGELVAPLHPRIVQLSHVMDGRVSERVKNKVYQLARQYSLRIKSKSVPARPPLQWGKAAPTIPCLQEEAGAPSGGKGKRKPVLSLLNDEQTVAPEHSPPKPCSPRHCSFSPTAASPRTTSPGVRPSSRSPLSPFDTETFNWPDVRELCSKYTSHDEAFQAEGGRPRGQPVNRSRSVPENMVEPPLAGKVGRCCSVGAKRGRADPEATQPQPPGGLPQSRPVGEEALYVTADLTLENNGRVIVMEKGPLPCPTAGLEEGSGQRPSSPAAAVGQGLDFQESGISRSPEYWPKEEGPRDPVDPGQQGRVRNLREKFQALNSVG; from the exons AATCTCTCCGGAGTGCCCTCTCCAGGCAGCGATGCCAGGatgcctgtctctgcctctctccgccAAGAGCGCAGCCAGGAGCGGCCGGTGAGCCTGACCTCCACCACCTCCTCGTCGGGTTCATCCCGTGACAGCCGCGGTGCCATGGAGGATCCCAATGGCTCCGAGGCTTCTGCTGAGAACGGGGCAGGCTCCCCGCGCGGCCGGCATCCCCCCAACGGCAACCCCAACTCCAGCGGCTGGCTGAGCGTGAGGGGGCCCCTGTCTCCGTTCAGCAGCCGGGCCCCGGCGGCCCCAGCACATAAGCTCAGCTACCTGGGCCGAGTGGTGCGGGAGATCGTGGAGACGGAGCGGATGTATGTGCAGGACCTGCGCAGCATCGTGGAG GACTACCTCTTGAAGATCATTGACACGCCTGGGCTGCTGAAGCCAGAACAAGTCAGCGCCCTCTTTGGGAACATAGAAAACATCTATGCACTGAACAG ccagctaCTCAGAGACCTGGACGGCTGCAATAGTGACCCTGTGGCTGTGGCCAGCTGCTTTGTGGAAAGG AGCCAAGAGTTTGATATCTACACCCAGTATTGCAACAACTACCCCAA ctcaGTGGCCGCCCTGACCGAGTGCATGCGGGACAAGCAACAGGCCAAGTTCTTTCGGGACCGGCAGGAGCTGCTACAGCACTCTCTGCCCTTGGGCTCCTACTTGCTGAAGCCCGTCCAGCGCATCCTCAAGTACCACCTGCTGCTCCAG GAAATCGCCAAACATTTTGATGAAGAAGAAGACGGCTTCGAGGTGGTGGAGGATGCCATTGACACCATGACCTGCGTGGCCTGGTACATCAATGACATGAAGAGGAGGCATGAGCATGCAGTCCGGCTCCAG GAGATTCAGTCACTGCTCATCAATTGGAAGGGACCAGACCTGACCATCTATGGGGAGCTCGTCCTGGAGGGCACGTTCCGCGTGCACCGCGTGCGCAACGAGAGGACCTTCTTCCTCTTTGACAAAGCTCTGCTCATCACCAAGAAGCGAGGCGATCACTTTGTCTACAAGAGTCATATCCCG tgcTCCTCCCTGATGCTGATCGAAAGCACCAGAGACTCCCTGTGCTTCACCGTCACCCACTACAAGCACAGCAAGCAGCAGTACAACATCCAG GCCAAGACAGTGGAGGAGAAACGGAGCTGGACTCACCACATCAAGAGGCTCATCCTGGAGAACCACCACACCACTATCCCCCAGAAG gcCAAGGAAGCCATCTTGGAAATGGACTCCTACT ATCCCAGTCGGTACCGCTGCAGCCCGGAGCGCCTGAAGAAGGCTTGGTCCTCCCAGGACGAAGTGTCCACCCACGTGCGGCAGGGGCGCCGGCAGTCTG AGCCCACCAGACACCTGCTCAGGCAACTCAGTGAGAAAG CAGGCGGAACAGCGGGAATGAAG CATGCAGGCAGTGCCGGCGCTCTCCTGGACTTTGGGCGGCCTCCTCGTGCTCAGGGCATACAGCCAGAGGCTGAAGGGGCTGCCCgggaggaacaggaggaggaggaggaggaagaggaggaggaggaggaggtggtggaggaggaggaggaggaggaggaggaggagcaggcctTTCAGGTGTCTCTGGAAGACTTGGCAGGGCATGAAGGCAGCAAGAAGGGGGCCAGGCTGGAGCCCCAAGGctcggaggaggaggaggaggaggagagcctgGCAGTGGCGGAGCAGGTAGCCGACTTTGCCAGCTCCCTGCTGGCCGCCCTCCACTGCTGGCACTATCGGGCCAACGCTTTACTTTTCTCCCGGGGCGCTATG GAGAAGGGGCGTAGGGAGTCCGAAGGCCCCAAGAGCCGCAGAAGGCCCAGCGGCCGGTCTCCCACTAGTGCTGAGAAGCGCATGAGCTTTGAGTCCACCTCTTCGCTGCCAGAG GTTGAGCCAGACCCTGAGCCTGAGACAGAGCAGGAAGTATTTGCTGCTGTGGAAGGTGCCAGCATCGAGGAGGTGCCCTCAGACATGGAGTCTCCAGAAGTCCTGGAAACACAGCTTGATGCCCACCAGGAGCTGCTGGGGATGGCCCCCCCGGGTGACATGGTGGACTTTGTGGTGGCCGAGAGCACCGAGGACCTTAAGACTCTGagcagtgaggaggaggaggaggaggacgtggGTGCCACGCAGGAGCCTGAGAGCCTCCTGCCGCCCTCCGTGCTGGACCAGGCCAGCATCATTGCCGAGCGGTTCGTCAGCAGCTTCTCTCGGCGGAGCAGCCTGGCCCTGGAGGATGGCAAGGCCAGTGGCTTTGGGAGCCCGAGGCTGACAAGCCGGAGCAGCAGCGTGCTCAGCCTAGAGGGCAGCGAGAAGGGCTCGGCCCGGCGTGGCAGCACCACCGACGCCCTCGGCTCGCAGCCGCCCCCAGAGGTGGACAGCGGTGTGGGCGTGGCCACGGAGAGCAGCCCTTCGGTCAACGGGACGGAGCCCCCGAGCCCAGGCTGCCCTGCAGAGCCCGACAGGTCTTCCTGTAAGAAGAAGGAATCGTCACTCTCCACCCGAGACCGGCTGTTACTGGACAAGATCAAGAGCTACTATGAGAACGCGGAGCACCATGATGCGGGCTTTAGCATCCGGCGCCGAGAGAGCCTCTCCTACATCCCCAAAGGGCTGGTGAGGAACTCCGTTTCCAGATTCAACAGCCTTCCCAGGCCGGACGCAGAGCCCACGGCTCCTCTGGGGCACAGGAGGCAGGTGGGCTCCCGGCCGGCTTCGTGGGCTATGTTTGACCTCCCAGGCCCCGGCCAAGCGAGCGCTGGGGAGCCAGCTCCTATCACAGATGCTGAGTTCAGGCCGTCTTCAGAAATTGTAAAGATCTGGGAGGGAATGGAGTCTACCGGGGAGAGCTCTCACAAGGGGCCTGGCCAAGGCCAGGCCAATGGTTTTGACCTGCACGAACCGCTCTTCATCCTGGAGGAGCACGAACTGGGGGCCATCACCGAGGAGTCGGCCGCCGCCTCCCCTGAGAGTGCCTCCCCCACGGAGCGGCCCAGCCCGGCCCACCTGGCCCGGGAGCTGAAGGAGCTCGTGAAGGAGCTGAGTGGCGACGTCCAGGGGGAGCTGGTGGCTCCACTGCACCCGCGCATCGTCCAGCTCTCCCACGTGATGGATGGCCGCGTGAGCGAGCGAGTCAAGAACAAGGTCTACCAGCTGGCCCGCCAGTACAGCCTGCGGATCAAGAGCAAATCTGTGCCAGCCAGGCCACCGCTCCAATGGGGAAAGGCGGCTCCCACCATTCCCTGCCTGCAGGAGGAGGCTGGAGCACCCTCGGGCGGCAAAG GTAAGAGAAAGCCGGTGCTGTCCCTCCTCAACGATGAGCAGACGGTGGCCCCGGAGCACAGCCCGCCCAAGCCCTGCTCTCCTCGGCATTGCTCCTTCAGCCCCACTGCTGCCAGCCCGAGGACCACCTCGCCTGGGGTCCGGCCCTCCTCTCGAAGCCCCCTCAGCCCTTTCGACACTGAGACCTTCAACTGGCCTGATGTCCGAGAGCTCTGCTCCAAGTACACCTCCCACGACGAGGCATTCCAGGCCGAGGGCGGCCGGCCCCGTGGCCAGCCTGTCAACCGGAGCCGCTCGGTGCCGGAGAACATGGTGGAGCCCCCTCTGGCGGGCAAGGTGGGCCGCTGCTGCAGCGTGGGCGCCAAGAGGGGCCGGGCAGACCCAGAGGCCACTCAGCCCCAGCCGCCTGGGGGATTGCCCCAAAGCAGGCCGGTCGGAGAGGAAGCCCTGTATGTCACCGCAGACCTCACCCTGGAGAACAACGGGCGGGTGATCGTCATGGAGAAggggcctctgccctgccccactgcggggctggaggagggcagtGGGCAGAGACCAAGCTCACCAGCAGCCGCGGTGGGACAGGGGCTGGATTTCCAGGAGTCTGGGATTTCCAGGAGTCCAGAGTATTGGCCAAAGGAAGAGGGTCCCAGGGACCCAGTGGACCCAGGCCAGCAGGGCAGAGTGAGAAACCTGAGGGAGAAATTCCAGGCCTTGAACTCTGTAGGGTGA
- the PLEKHG3 gene encoding pleckstrin homology domain-containing family G member 3 isoform X6 — protein MGALLRKANLSGVPSPGSDARMPVSASLRQERSQERPVSLTSTTSSSGSSRDSRGAMEDPNGSEASAENGAGSPRGRHPPNGNPNSSGWLSVRGPLSPFSSRAPAAPAHKLSYLGRVVREIVETERMYVQDLRSIVEDYLLKIIDTPGLLKPEQVSALFGNIENIYALNSQLLRDLDGCNSDPVAVASCFVERSQEFDIYTQYCNNYPNSVAALTECMRDKQQAKFFRDRQELLQHSLPLGSYLLKPVQRILKYHLLLQEIAKHFDEEEDGFEVVEDAIDTMTCVAWYINDMKRRHEHAVRLQEIQSLLINWKGPDLTIYGELVLEGTFRVHRVRNERTFFLFDKALLITKKRGDHFVYKSHIPCSSLMLIESTRDSLCFTVTHYKHSKQQYNIQAKTVEEKRSWTHHIKRLILENHHTTIPQKAKEAILEMDSYYPSRYRCSPERLKKAWSSQDEVSTHVRQGRRQSEPGQPPFSRASLPSGQRGFTEPGLKGRRKSEPTRHLLRQLSEKAGGTAGMKHAGSAGALLDFGRPPRAQGIQPEAEGAAREEQEEEEEEEEEEEEVVEEEEEEEEEEQAFQVSLEDLAGHEGSKKGARLEPQGSEEEEEEESLAVAEQVADFASSLLAALHCWHYRANALLFSRGAMEKGRRESEGPKSRRRPSGRSPTSAEKRMSFESTSSLPEVEPDPEPETEQEVFAAVEGASIEEVPSDMESPEVLETQLDAHQELLGMAPPGDMVDFVVAESTEDLKTLSSEEEEEEDVGATQEPESLLPPSVLDQASIIAERFVSSFSRRSSLALEDGKASGFGSPRLTSRSSSVLSLEGSEKGSARRGSTTDALGSQPPPEVDSGVGVATESSPSVNGTEPPSPGCPAEPDRSSCKKKESSLSTRDRLLLDKIKSYYENAEHHDAGFSIRRRESLSYIPKGLVRNSVSRFNSLPRPDAEPTAPLGHRRQVGSRPASWAMFDLPGPGQASAGEPAPITDAEFRPSSEIVKIWEGMESTGESSHKGPGQGQANGFDLHEPLFILEEHELGAITEESAAASPESASPTERPSPAHLARELKELVKELSGDVQGELVAPLHPRIVQLSHVMDGRVSERVKNKVYQLARQYSLRIKSKSVPARPPLQWGKAAPTIPCLQEEAGAPSGGKGKRKPVLSLLNDEQTVAPEHSPPKPCSPRHCSFSPTAASPRTTSPGVRPSSRSPLSPFDTETFNWPDVRELCSKYTSHDEAFQAEGGRPRGQPVNRSRSVPENMVEPPLAGKVGRCCSVGAKRGRADPEATQPQPPGGLPQSRPVGEEALYVTADLTLENNGRVIVMEKGPLPCPTAGLEEGSGQRPSSPAAAVGQGLDFQESGISRSPEYWPKEEGPRDPVDPGQQGRVRNLREKFQALNSVG, from the exons AATCTCTCCGGAGTGCCCTCTCCAGGCAGCGATGCCAGGatgcctgtctctgcctctctccgccAAGAGCGCAGCCAGGAGCGGCCGGTGAGCCTGACCTCCACCACCTCCTCGTCGGGTTCATCCCGTGACAGCCGCGGTGCCATGGAGGATCCCAATGGCTCCGAGGCTTCTGCTGAGAACGGGGCAGGCTCCCCGCGCGGCCGGCATCCCCCCAACGGCAACCCCAACTCCAGCGGCTGGCTGAGCGTGAGGGGGCCCCTGTCTCCGTTCAGCAGCCGGGCCCCGGCGGCCCCAGCACATAAGCTCAGCTACCTGGGCCGAGTGGTGCGGGAGATCGTGGAGACGGAGCGGATGTATGTGCAGGACCTGCGCAGCATCGTGGAG GACTACCTCTTGAAGATCATTGACACGCCTGGGCTGCTGAAGCCAGAACAAGTCAGCGCCCTCTTTGGGAACATAGAAAACATCTATGCACTGAACAG ccagctaCTCAGAGACCTGGACGGCTGCAATAGTGACCCTGTGGCTGTGGCCAGCTGCTTTGTGGAAAGG AGCCAAGAGTTTGATATCTACACCCAGTATTGCAACAACTACCCCAA ctcaGTGGCCGCCCTGACCGAGTGCATGCGGGACAAGCAACAGGCCAAGTTCTTTCGGGACCGGCAGGAGCTGCTACAGCACTCTCTGCCCTTGGGCTCCTACTTGCTGAAGCCCGTCCAGCGCATCCTCAAGTACCACCTGCTGCTCCAG GAAATCGCCAAACATTTTGATGAAGAAGAAGACGGCTTCGAGGTGGTGGAGGATGCCATTGACACCATGACCTGCGTGGCCTGGTACATCAATGACATGAAGAGGAGGCATGAGCATGCAGTCCGGCTCCAG GAGATTCAGTCACTGCTCATCAATTGGAAGGGACCAGACCTGACCATCTATGGGGAGCTCGTCCTGGAGGGCACGTTCCGCGTGCACCGCGTGCGCAACGAGAGGACCTTCTTCCTCTTTGACAAAGCTCTGCTCATCACCAAGAAGCGAGGCGATCACTTTGTCTACAAGAGTCATATCCCG tgcTCCTCCCTGATGCTGATCGAAAGCACCAGAGACTCCCTGTGCTTCACCGTCACCCACTACAAGCACAGCAAGCAGCAGTACAACATCCAG GCCAAGACAGTGGAGGAGAAACGGAGCTGGACTCACCACATCAAGAGGCTCATCCTGGAGAACCACCACACCACTATCCCCCAGAAG gcCAAGGAAGCCATCTTGGAAATGGACTCCTACT ATCCCAGTCGGTACCGCTGCAGCCCGGAGCGCCTGAAGAAGGCTTGGTCCTCCCAGGACGAAGTGTCCACCCACGTGCGGCAGGGGCGCCGGCAGTCTG AGCCCGGTCAGCCCCCGTTCAGCCGGGCATCACTCCCCAGCGGGCAGCGAGGCTTCACGGAGCCAGGCCTTAAGGGCCGTAGGAAGTCGG AGCCCACCAGACACCTGCTCAGGCAACTCAGTGAGAAAG CAGGCGGAACAGCGGGAATGAAG CATGCAGGCAGTGCCGGCGCTCTCCTGGACTTTGGGCGGCCTCCTCGTGCTCAGGGCATACAGCCAGAGGCTGAAGGGGCTGCCCgggaggaacaggaggaggaggaggaggaagaggaggaggaggaggaggtggtggaggaggaggaggaggaggaggaggaggagcaggcctTTCAGGTGTCTCTGGAAGACTTGGCAGGGCATGAAGGCAGCAAGAAGGGGGCCAGGCTGGAGCCCCAAGGctcggaggaggaggaggaggaggagagcctgGCAGTGGCGGAGCAGGTAGCCGACTTTGCCAGCTCCCTGCTGGCCGCCCTCCACTGCTGGCACTATCGGGCCAACGCTTTACTTTTCTCCCGGGGCGCTATG GAGAAGGGGCGTAGGGAGTCCGAAGGCCCCAAGAGCCGCAGAAGGCCCAGCGGCCGGTCTCCCACTAGTGCTGAGAAGCGCATGAGCTTTGAGTCCACCTCTTCGCTGCCAGAG GTTGAGCCAGACCCTGAGCCTGAGACAGAGCAGGAAGTATTTGCTGCTGTGGAAGGTGCCAGCATCGAGGAGGTGCCCTCAGACATGGAGTCTCCAGAAGTCCTGGAAACACAGCTTGATGCCCACCAGGAGCTGCTGGGGATGGCCCCCCCGGGTGACATGGTGGACTTTGTGGTGGCCGAGAGCACCGAGGACCTTAAGACTCTGagcagtgaggaggaggaggaggaggacgtggGTGCCACGCAGGAGCCTGAGAGCCTCCTGCCGCCCTCCGTGCTGGACCAGGCCAGCATCATTGCCGAGCGGTTCGTCAGCAGCTTCTCTCGGCGGAGCAGCCTGGCCCTGGAGGATGGCAAGGCCAGTGGCTTTGGGAGCCCGAGGCTGACAAGCCGGAGCAGCAGCGTGCTCAGCCTAGAGGGCAGCGAGAAGGGCTCGGCCCGGCGTGGCAGCACCACCGACGCCCTCGGCTCGCAGCCGCCCCCAGAGGTGGACAGCGGTGTGGGCGTGGCCACGGAGAGCAGCCCTTCGGTCAACGGGACGGAGCCCCCGAGCCCAGGCTGCCCTGCAGAGCCCGACAGGTCTTCCTGTAAGAAGAAGGAATCGTCACTCTCCACCCGAGACCGGCTGTTACTGGACAAGATCAAGAGCTACTATGAGAACGCGGAGCACCATGATGCGGGCTTTAGCATCCGGCGCCGAGAGAGCCTCTCCTACATCCCCAAAGGGCTGGTGAGGAACTCCGTTTCCAGATTCAACAGCCTTCCCAGGCCGGACGCAGAGCCCACGGCTCCTCTGGGGCACAGGAGGCAGGTGGGCTCCCGGCCGGCTTCGTGGGCTATGTTTGACCTCCCAGGCCCCGGCCAAGCGAGCGCTGGGGAGCCAGCTCCTATCACAGATGCTGAGTTCAGGCCGTCTTCAGAAATTGTAAAGATCTGGGAGGGAATGGAGTCTACCGGGGAGAGCTCTCACAAGGGGCCTGGCCAAGGCCAGGCCAATGGTTTTGACCTGCACGAACCGCTCTTCATCCTGGAGGAGCACGAACTGGGGGCCATCACCGAGGAGTCGGCCGCCGCCTCCCCTGAGAGTGCCTCCCCCACGGAGCGGCCCAGCCCGGCCCACCTGGCCCGGGAGCTGAAGGAGCTCGTGAAGGAGCTGAGTGGCGACGTCCAGGGGGAGCTGGTGGCTCCACTGCACCCGCGCATCGTCCAGCTCTCCCACGTGATGGATGGCCGCGTGAGCGAGCGAGTCAAGAACAAGGTCTACCAGCTGGCCCGCCAGTACAGCCTGCGGATCAAGAGCAAATCTGTGCCAGCCAGGCCACCGCTCCAATGGGGAAAGGCGGCTCCCACCATTCCCTGCCTGCAGGAGGAGGCTGGAGCACCCTCGGGCGGCAAAG GTAAGAGAAAGCCGGTGCTGTCCCTCCTCAACGATGAGCAGACGGTGGCCCCGGAGCACAGCCCGCCCAAGCCCTGCTCTCCTCGGCATTGCTCCTTCAGCCCCACTGCTGCCAGCCCGAGGACCACCTCGCCTGGGGTCCGGCCCTCCTCTCGAAGCCCCCTCAGCCCTTTCGACACTGAGACCTTCAACTGGCCTGATGTCCGAGAGCTCTGCTCCAAGTACACCTCCCACGACGAGGCATTCCAGGCCGAGGGCGGCCGGCCCCGTGGCCAGCCTGTCAACCGGAGCCGCTCGGTGCCGGAGAACATGGTGGAGCCCCCTCTGGCGGGCAAGGTGGGCCGCTGCTGCAGCGTGGGCGCCAAGAGGGGCCGGGCAGACCCAGAGGCCACTCAGCCCCAGCCGCCTGGGGGATTGCCCCAAAGCAGGCCGGTCGGAGAGGAAGCCCTGTATGTCACCGCAGACCTCACCCTGGAGAACAACGGGCGGGTGATCGTCATGGAGAAggggcctctgccctgccccactgcggggctggaggagggcagtGGGCAGAGACCAAGCTCACCAGCAGCCGCGGTGGGACAGGGGCTGGATTTCCAGGAGTCTGGGATTTCCAGGAGTCCAGAGTATTGGCCAAAGGAAGAGGGTCCCAGGGACCCAGTGGACCCAGGCCAGCAGGGCAGAGTGAGAAACCTGAGGGAGAAATTCCAGGCCTTGAACTCTGTAGGGTGA